In the genome of Silurus meridionalis isolate SWU-2019-XX chromosome 17, ASM1480568v1, whole genome shotgun sequence, the window ACGACTGGACCATTTCAATCCCGCCATTAGAATCAGCCGGTGAGTCCCTGTTTCCAGAGCATTACCGGACAAAATTTCCACCGTTACTGAGCAACAGCGTTTTAAGGGGGTCGCACACCGGACGCGAAGCTCAGCACAGAGCCACGTCTTTAAAATTCGAACGCATTGTTTCCTATGAGTGTCCGCGGCGACATTCGGTGCCTGTCCGCGGCGCCCAGGAAGTTGTTCAAAATCCTGCTGCGCCACAGAGCGCCATGTACATTGTTtagattaaatgtttattatatttctctCAAATTGTCGTTAATGTACATACTGACTTCACCCTGTGCTGCAAGATACATTAGTTTTACATTCTTAGTTTAACAACTTGAATAAAgtctaaaaatgtataataaacgtagccttttctttccttttgctTTGTTGTGCCATTTTTCCATGTACACTAACCTCAGTGCGAAATATTAAAGCATATGTAATGTTTCCCTGTTGACGTAAAACACTCCCATTGTGCAGCTCTTCTATCAGGAGTCGAGTCAAAATTGAGCTTGCGCGTATATAATGTGCGCGGCCGGTGTGCGACCCCCTTCAGAGGTGTTTTTGTTCTGATGGAGAAGGGTATGACTGTCTGGTGGTACTGACAACACAGGATGGAAGAACCATTAGttgttttacctttttttttgtaaacggCGTGTGTCTCAATCAGCTCCCTAGTTCAGTAGTCAGGGCACTGATCAGGGAATCAGCCATATTCACTTTCATACTGATTCACGACCTAGGGAACTAGGGAGCTGATAGAGACGCAGGGTTAGTATTTGCACGTTCAAGTTGTAAACACCGAATCTGTACTTCCGCTTATGTCAGGCGTGACCTTTTCAACGTAATTGCGTATTACGTGACGTCACGAACGCGCATCCGAGAACAGAGCAAGGAGAACATTTGTGCTTATAAAACTTAAAGGGATAGTTCACccaaaaatgaaaattttatGTTTATCTGCTTACCCCCAGCGCATCCAAGATGTAGGTGTCTTTGTTTCTacaaagtgtttaaaatgtttttgcaggTATCCGACTAATGAAGAGTATGTTCAAGTGGCTAAGGCCCTTATTCTGAGGTACCCCTTTTTAAAGGACAAAGAGGGCAATGGATATGTAAGTAGAGGAGTAAATCTTAATATCCTACTCTTGGTTCTAGTCATACAGTTAATTTTGTGTAAaaccttttttccttcttcttctttttgccaaaatatgtttttttaaatagcacacATGGCACATGTCTCTGAAACGCAAGTTTAAATTTGAACGGACACCTTTGGCTGATGTTGAAGAAGTGAAAAAACTTAAACAGAAGTTTGGTCATTCAAAAAAGTCTCAGAAACCTGAAAAAAGCACTTGCAAACAAATGAAAAGGCCTGTGGTGAGAGCATACATTTATAATCTTTTTACAATGGTACATGTTGCCAGTGTATTGTTCTCAAATTTATCATTATAACGAGTGACAAGACACCTGTGAAAAggcaaacattttctttattttcttgccaAGAAGTTAGAAATAATATTCTACCTgattgtttttgtctgtgtaCAAGGACATGGATGTTGCTGGAGAGGATGCTACCTCAATAGAGGGACATGTGAAAGTCCTACAGGACCAATATCGAAAGACACAGCCAGATGCTCGTATTGTTAAAGAGCGAATGAGGAGGACCTTTGCCTGGAGGCGTAAGGAGATTATTGGTGGGATGACTGTTGAAGATGCTGTCAACAAATATCCGTTTTTGAAGAGTTCATCAGGGGTAAGTGTGGAAATTATAAAAGTACACAAACCCATTAACATGTAGGACActgaaactgtataaaaaattCTGACTTTCTTATGTTTGTGTCTTTTTAACAAATTTCAGCTTTATCAAGAAATTGGTTTCCTGTACAAGTCTGTTAATCTTTGCCGGCACTTTCAAGAAAGCTTTGGAAACATTGCATCCAGTGTGCTACAACTTGCTTGCGGGAAATCTCATTTAGCAAAGCCGCTCATAGAAGCTAGAGAAGAATCTCTCGTTGAAGACCATAATGGTAATTGACGTTTTTTTAATCTTATCCTATTTAATAAAGGGTTAGTTCACCCTAAACTGAGAATTCTGTCATTAATTACTCATCCAAACCTACAAGACTTTTGTTCATCTTTGTAACACAAATGAagatatttttaatgaaatctgACAGCTTTCTGCCCCACCATTGATGGCTACGCACCACTTTCAAGGCTCAGTCAGGTTGTATATCATGTCTGTATCAATGGCTCAATACGAGAGGCAACGCAAAATGCAAAGACATGTGAAATATAACGTCATCACAGGTGTTGCGTGcaaatgtgtgtatggtgttggTTTCATGGATGTTAGGATAACTATTAAAGAGTTCACATGTTCACTTTTCTTGATTTGTTAATAGCTATAATCTGTTAAATGCTTCAGTTTGttttcatattataataatataatagtaaaaCAAATTGAAGCAAACTGATATAATATATCAGTTTAAATAGTTATAACCGATATGTTTTAATAGGCCTACTTCAATTatctttaaattttattatattatattgtaagcTTAATAAAGCCTAGCCATTAAAAAGTTTGAAACCCCCTGATATAGAAAAATCGTGGAAATTCAACAAACATTTAATGTTGATGGTTTAATGCTGTCTATTGCTAATAATTGACTAGCctatacaaaacacattaaagttgtccaaaccatctcagtgtAACTgctcatattattattataaagaattaAACTGTCCCTGGAAGATTTTTAAAATAGAATTTCTTAGTAAAGACTAGTTAACAcagcactgtaaaaaaaaaaaaaaaaagaaagaaaagaaagaaaagtcacCTAACATGCTTAATTTAGTGACTGAACTGATTGTTTTCACTAAGTTACATCAGGggtcaaataaaatagaaatggcacattatttaaaagttacaattacatttttttgtgtgtttacgTACACTGTACAAGTTCAGGTGGTCAAAAATGTCCGCTCAATAGAGAAAAGTTTTGctcagtaagaaaaaaaattagagGGAACATTAGTCAGTAtcatgtgttttcttttgtttcaggAATTGATTTCAAAACAGCACTTCTCATGTTGCTAGTCTTGTTCAGAGAAAAGCTTGAACACTTCATTGTGCTTGGGGAGGTATGCGCATGTTTCTCTGTCTatcataaatgcatttttttaatttttaaaacatttactgaatAATAATCATCTTACTCTTAATGCAGATTAGTTAAATTGTTCCCTGATATCTACATAGAGTGTATGTGGCTTATTTAAGGGCAAAAAATGTCCAGATATGGTTTTACAGGTCCATTTACAACCCTAGAAATTGTCCCTAGAATGAAATGGGCTGATATTGCCTTATTTGGAAGGGTCATGAATAGTAATGTGGACCTctgctctgattggctgtttcATTGCATAGTCAGTTGCGGCATGACGGTGGAGAGATTAGGCATTGATCCAACCTTATATGTTTGTGCCTGTTTCAGTAAAAATGTACTTGTTTAAAGCTAAAATCTGTggtttatttataaagagaGCACCTATTTGaaattttgatctccagtttTTGGAGTTGCGAGATCCAGTCGGCCACTGGGCGCTCAGTGCTCATTAAGCCTGGCTAGAGCAGCCTTTTCTCGGCTAGTCCTTCTGACGTCTGCCGCTGGCTCTGATGTTTCTGTAGTGGTTGAACATGAGTTATAATCCGTCTTGTGCATATCTATCGCGCGATCTTTGGCCTCATGGATCTATCAATTGTTCCTTGGCTATTTGTTTTGGCTGAGGGTAAAGTGAAGTTATTTCTTTGATCATTAAAACTTAACGAAACGAGAGTTGTGTTTTAtgtcatatttaattttattacagtgAAGATAATCATATATGCACACTTATTGCGTGAACCACTTATTAATAggcttaatatttttttaaatgtaaacgaAAAGAGGCAGGGTTGTTTTATttcgttttattttatatgcagtgAAGATAATCAATGTACGCGTTGCCTGAACAACATTTGTGTGGCTATTAATAggtttacatacatacagagataACCAGAGTAGCCAGAGCGAGCTGAGTGACGCTGTAAGAATGCTGCTGTTTTCCGTCTGCAGAATCACCAGACTTCCTCTGGAGTTCGTTCTCCTGATTCGAACTTGGCAAGTCATTGGCTGGCATATGCAAATGCTAGCGTACATTCCGGTGGTTGCGTTACAGTCGGTGTTATGTTGAGATTCGCCTATTTTTCCGTGGTGTTTTCATGCACAagatttacatatgaaaggAGGAAGCAATAGTGTTTGAGACTCACGATATTTGCCAAGGTGCCAAGGTTAATTCAATTTTTCATTCTAGGGCACATTTAACCTGTATGATCATAAAATTTGACTGATATAAAATcttatttgtgcttttgtctTTTAGAGTGACCCATCTTCACCATATCCAACTGTTCAAGTACAGGAAACCACTGACTGGAAAACTGTGCTTACAAGAAGAGTCACTGCTGTCATCAGAGTTGATGGGATAGAGATCTGCCGGGCTAGCGGTGTGGACGAAGGGTTCTTTCTGCATTCTGTGCCTATTTGTCTTCAATTTGACATATCCACCTCACTTGAAGAACACTCTGGTGTTTCTTCAGCGGTATGTTTTGAAACTTACTGTGGATGGTGACAAGCTCTACTTACTCCAGTTACCAGAGTAATCAACCTTTACAGTAACATCTGCAAAATGCCTCGCCCTTCTGTTGTCCTAAATGCTCTCGGAGAACATTCACAATTGTCAAATTAATCCAGCACATTGGTCTCATTCATGCACATGAGGCAAATTTTTCAATAACTTGTGGTCTTAATGACTGTCAGAGAACATTTTCAAAGTATGAGTCCTTTAGATGTCACGTTTACCGAAAGCATAAACATACGGTGTTACAACAGACTATGACTGATGATCCTCTTCCTTTCTTTGAGGATGTTGAGGAAGAATGTCCTAATGATAGTGTTGTACTGTCTGCCCCTCCAAACATGAAGGAGCTGTTTCAGCAATTTAGAGAGAACCTATGTGCCTTTGTTCTgaaatgcagagaaaaaaatcacCTGCCTCAGTCAGTGCAGCAAGAAATTTTAGATGATGTAAATTtcttatttagttttttcaaagaaaactatGACTCATTTCTTGCATATCATCTAAAAGAAAATGGATTTGATCTTGCTGCATCCCCAGAACTTCAAAAGTGCTACAGTCCCCTGACTTTTTCAGAGGCCTCGAGACTTGTTAGGTCTCCACACATGTTCAAAGAGTATTGCAAATCAAAATTTGAGTTGACTGAGCCTGTGCAGTATACACTAAGAGACACGTATGGTAATAAGACTGGAAGTTACTCGTACATTCCTATATGTGAGGTATTGAGAAAATACTGTTCCCATGAGGACATCTGGGACCAGATACAAACTGAGTTCAACACTGAAAAGATGAACTTGTTCTAAAAGATTATCGAGATGGACTTCATTTCAAAAACCACAAATTCTTTGCAAATAACCCACAAGCTCTGAGACTGCATCTTTATGAAGACGAGTTTGAGGTGTGTAATCCTCTGGGTTCAAAAcgtaacaaacacaaactctgtGCATTTTACTATACAATTGGAAATATAGGTACAAAGTATTGTTCTCAGTTAAAACATATTCATTTAGCTTTACTTGCTCGCTATAGCCTTGTGAAACAATTTGGATTAGATGAAATTTTGAAGCCATTCATAGATGATCTTAAAAAGCTTTCATCAGAAGGAATTAATGTACTTGTTgatggtgtggaaaaaaaatgttcgtGCAGCTGTTGAAGTTGTATCTGCTGATAACCTTTCCTCTCACTTAATAGGTGGATTCAGCATGTCATTTAATGTTGGTAGAATTTGTAGATACTGCATGGCCACACATAGCAACATTAAGAGATGTTTTAATGAATCTGACTTTGTTTTAAGAACTACTGATGTCCACAGATACCACttggagtgtgtaaaggaaaaTCCTGACACGAAAGCCATTTATGGTGTTACCAGAGACTGTCCTTTTGACAAACTGGACTACTTTGATGTCACTACCTCACTTCCTCCGGATGTGATGCATGACTTTTTAGAAGGTGTAGTTCCTCTAGTGTTGCGCCTTGTTTTAAGTAAAGCTCACAGAGAAAAAGTCATAACCATACAAGAGTTTAACGAGGAGCTGAGGAAACTTACTTTTGGacagaatgataaaaaaaacaagcctgtTCCTCTTTCTGAAAAACTTCTACACAACTTGAATGTAGTAGGGTCTGCCACACAGAAATGGTGTTTATTTCGCCTACTGCCCTTTTTGGTAGCACACAGAATCCCAGAGGGCTGTAGCTATTGGCATGTCTACTTACTTTGTCGTGAAATTTCTGACATTATAATGGCACCAGttgtaaaaaaagaatggcTTCCCACTCTTGATCTCTTAGTTTCTGAGTTTTTGTCATGTACAGTTAAAGAGTTTGGTGATGTTCTTACGccaaaatgtcattatttaatcCATTACTCTCGTTTGATGCTATGCTATGGGGCTTTGCGTTCTTTATGGTGTTTAAGGTTTGAGGGCAAACATCAATATTTCAAACAGGTCGCTAGCGCTTGTAAAAATTTCATTAACATTTCATCCACTTTAAGTAACCGACATCAGCATAGACAATGTTGGGAATTGTCTTCTGTTAATATGTTGGGGGAATATGAGAAAGTTGCTGGATGTTGTGTGAACACACCCTTTCAGTCTTTACCTTCAGCTCTCCAGCATTCAATAAGTGTGAACAAGAAGTACAGCCATGTCAATTTTGAAGGCAAACAGCTTCAACGAGTAACAGAAGTAGAGATTAATGATGTCAAATATTGTGTTAAagatgtgtttactgtgggtCACCTCCATGCAGAAGAAGTTCCGTTATTTTTTCAGATTAAGTACATTCTTAACATGGACACAGACTGGTTATTGTGTGGCAAGCTGTTTATACCTGAATCTTTTTGTCGTCACTATTATTCATACTGtgtgaaatatgaaaatgaatGGACTGTCCTTTCACCAGGTGAGGAGGTTGATTACCAGGCACTAGATACCTACAGTGTTGatgacaaattatttattagcaGTAGGTATTCTTGCTGAAAATGCCCTTTGCTATTAACTTCAATGTGCAGCACATGACATAGCCTAATAATTAGCTATATATCAGTTCTTGTATTTTTTCTGATTTGATTTGTAAGGATTCTAGTGTAAAGACAATTTCTtgtattcctgttaattttatTGAAGAGGTTGctgttttaaaactgttttatatctctgtttatatttaatgtctGATGAGCTTTTATGTGCTATGAACTTGTCTATTTTTGTACCTGCTGTTGTGGTATGATGCAATACATTTCAAGAAATTCTATTCAAGTAGGTATTCTTGCTGAAATGCCCTTTGCTATTAACGTCAATGTGCAGCACATAAAATAGGCTGATAATTAGCTGTATATCAGTTCTTGTATTTTTTCAGATTTGATTAAGGATTATACAGTAAAGACAATTTCTTGTATTCCTGTTAATTCTGCTTGAAGAGGTGctgttttaaaactgttttatatctgtttatatttaagtaATGTCTGATGAGCTTTTATGTGCTATGAACTTGTCTATTCTTGCACCTGCTGTTGTGGTATGATGCAATACATTTCAAGTAATTCTCTTTGAAATAgaaagtttataaataaaattgcatcTGTAAAATCTGCATGTCTGTAAGCCAGTTTAAGATATTTTTTCGCCCACATAGGATCAAAACTGCTTTCATTGGGGTATACCCTGGGAATCCTTTTAATAAGGTACAATTTTGTGATCTTTTCAAAATGCACAATTGTACCTTGGTGTACAAAATTGTTCCTTATATGGTACAAAGTTATAAGGTATAATTTTGTACCTTGCTTTAAAAGGTACAAAACTGTACCTTTGAGGGTACCACCCCAGTGACAGCCACTTGTACCCTAAAAGGTACACTTTTGTACCTTTTTTCTGACAGTGTGGGGTACAAAATTGTTCCTTAAATGGTACAAAGCTATAAGGTACAATTCTGTACCTTGCTTTAAAGATACAAAAAGGTACCTTTGAGGGTACCACCCCAGTGACGGCCACTTGTACCCTAAAAGGTAcagttttgtacttttttttccgACAGTGAAGTAGCAGCACTGTTTTGTTCAAGAACATTGCAAAATTGGAAAAAGCAGATGTGTTGGTTAATGATACAGTCATATGCCAGGGCCTATTGGACACTGGTTCTATGGCATGTACTATTAGCGAGGAAATGGAGCACAGGCTGCTAGATGCATGTGGGACCCTTGAGTCTGATCAGCCCCACGCTGATATTTTACTTGTAGGTTGTGGTGGTGTTCGGGTCAGGCCCAAGTGCATCTATCAGCTAAAATGCATGTATATGACCACTCAGTTGTTGTACCAACCCTTGTTGTACCAGAACATAAAGACCAGTTAATTGTCGGTACTAACGTCATCAAATACATTCTTAGTCAACTTAAGCAGTCCCCAAGCTATTGGCGTGTCATGAATCAGCCGAATCCTACAGGAGAACCAGAGATCCAGCGGTTCTTGAGTATGTTATCTGGGCATGACAGATGGCAGGGCAGTTCTATCCCAACCATCATCGGTACCGCTAAGCTTGCTAAAGCTGTCACACTTCTTCCGTTTCTGTGGGTAGTGCTGTGCTGGTTGAGCCACCAAAGGCTCAGACTCACAAGAAGGGTGTTCTTGTCGGGCGTGTTATAGCCACACTGCCAGGTGACAGATGGGTGCCGGTTAAGGTTATTAACCCATCTGATAAACCGCTCACTTTGAGACGTAATGCCAAAATAGCAGATGTGTCTCCTGTTTTAGCAGTTTAAGACTTGGATGTGCAACTTGGACATAGTCACGGAGAGGCTGTGAATGTACAGAGCCAGTCTGTCTCCTCTACTGTTGGTATATGCGGTTCCCCTTCTGATATACATAGTGTACTGCAAAAGCTTGGCCTCGGTGACCTTGACATAGGGTCCTGCGAAGTCACTCCGTACTGGAAGGATCAGCTTCTACAGCTGATTCAGAAGTATCAGGATGTGTTTTCTAAACACAGGCTAGACTGTGGTAAGGCCAAAGAGTTTGTCCATAGGATTCATTTATCGGACAACCACCCTTTCAGGCTTCCGTATAGGCGTGTCCCCCCGGCCCAATATCAAACCTTGAGGAAGGTGCTCTCAGAGATGGAGGAGCAAGACATCATTAGGAAGTCTTGTAGTGAGTGGGCGTCCCCACTGGTCCTTGTATGGAAGAAGAGCGGTGAACTTCGCGTTTGTGTTGATTACCGCTGGCTTAATGCTCGGACCATTAAGGACGCTTACCCCTTACCTCACCAAGCAGACTGTTGGCGGCCTTGGGTGGGAATGCTTTGTTTAGCGTGATGGATCTCACCTCTGGCTTTTATAATGTTGCCATGGCGGAGGAGGACAAGAAGCTCACGGCCTTCACAACGCCAATGGGCCTATTTGAATTTAACAGGCTGCCGAGGCTTTGTAACAGCCCCGCAAGCTTCATGCGCCTAATGATGAATATCTTCGCGACCAAAATTTCCTGGCGTTGCTTTGTTACCTGGATGACCTACTTGTGTATGCCCGGACGAGGGTGGGCCATCAAAAGACTTGAGATGGTGTTCAGTAGGCTTCGAACATGGGTTAAAATTAGCCCTAAGAAGTGTCATTTCCTCCAGAGGAGCGTGCGGTTTTGGGGCACGTTATTGACAGTACAGGGTAGCAACTGACCCAGACAAGGTCAGTGCTATTGCGGCAGTATCAGAGTCTGATTTGATGATGGAGGATGGGGTAACCCGTCTCAAAGGAAAATAAAGTCTTTCCTTGGGATGGTGTTGTATTACCAGAGATTCATCCAGAACTGCTCCACCATCGCAAAACCTTTGTTTGCATTGACAGCTGCCCCAAGGGGCAAAAAGCCTCCAGATAAGCGTGTTGCTGCGTTCAGGAAATTGAGCCCTGGGGATTGGAAGGAGGAGCACAGCAGTGCCTTCCAGCAGCTAAAAGCTGCTTTGGTGAATTCTGTGGTGCTGACGCATCCTGACTTTAGCCAGCCATTTATATTGTCCACTGACGCTTCTACTGATGGGTTAGGTGCCATACTATCGAAACTTGCAGAGGGTGAGACCAGAGCTCAGCCGATCGCTTTTGctagcaaggctcttaaccgtGCCCAAGCCAGGTATCCTGCTCATCGCTTAGAGTTTTTGGCTTTGAAGTGGTCTGTCTGCGACAAATTCAGCCACTGGCTGAAAGGCAGTGAATTTGTCGTATGGACCGATAACAATCCATTAACTTATATCCTCACAAAGCCTAAACTTGACGCGTGTGAACAGCGATGGATCTTCAAGTTGGCTGAGTACTGGGCTTCAGGGCGCTGATGACCCTCCCTGTGTAACATCAAACCAATGTCCACTCTCCTGTGTTGAGGTGTCTGCGGTGTTAGAGGGTCATAGTCACTGGGAAGCAGGAGTAGAATCAAGAGCAGTCTCATTGATCGCTCAAGACATCCAACATTTGTCACCCCCTGGGCAATGCCCTTTACCAGTTTTGTCATTGGATGAACTTCGAGACGCACAACAAAATGATCCTTGCCTGTCCCGGGTCCTGTTTTAGATCAATAGGGGCAAACGAGCCTCGTGCTGTGAGCACGCTGGGGAGATTCAGAAAGTTCTCAGGCTTTTGAAGCAGTGGGACAAATTGAAGATGGTTGATGGTATTCTGTATCGTGTAAGGAAAGATAATCTGGCAGGAAAGAAACGGTTACAGTACATTGTTCCATCGTCTTTAGTTGTGCAGGTGATGACGGGCATTCACGATGAAGCAGGGCACCAGGGCCAAAGTAGAACCATGCACCTGGCGAGACAAAGGTTCTTTTGGGTCGGGTTGGAACATGTTGTTCGCAAGTACGTCAAATGTTGCCAGCGCTGTGTCATTAGTAAAATGCCCGAACCTGAAGGCAGAGCTCCGCTGGAGAGTGTTAGAACATCAAGGCCTATGGAGCTTGTACGCATTGATTTTTGGACATGAAAGCTCCAAGGGTCATAACGTGACGTGTTAGTCATTACTGACCATTTTTCCCGTATGGCGCATGCTTTTCAATGCCGTAATCAGTCAGCGAGGCAGGTGGCAAGGCAATTGTGGGACAAATACTTCTGTGTGTATGGCTCAGAGTGAATCCGATCAGGGAGCTAACTTTGAAAGTCAGTTGATTCGAGAGCTGTTGCAGGTTGCAGGAGTGAAAAAGTCCAGAACAACCGCCTATCATCCCATGGGCAATGGCCTTGTCGAGAGGTTCAGTAGAACCTTGGGCAACATGATCAGGGCATTGCCGCCTAGGTCCAAGGATAGGTGGTCTCAGATGCTTCATACACTAACTTTTGCGTACAACTGTACCGTGCATGAATCCACTGGGTATGCCCCGTTTTACCTAATGTTTGGCAGAATTCCAAAGCTGCCTGTGGATGTCATGTTTGGTAACCTTGAGGGTGACAGTGATGTCATTGACTATGACAAGTACGTAAAGAGGTTGAGAACTGACCTGAAAGAAGCTCTAACTGTTGCTCAAGGGAACATCTGTGCCAGCCAGCAGCGGCAGGCCGAATTGTACAACCGGAAAACAAAGGGCTGTGATATTGAGTTGGGAGATCAGGTTCTCCTGGCCAACAAAGGTGGACGTGGGAAGAGAAAACTGGAAGATAGGTGGGAGTCCACACCTTACAGGGTAGTTGGATTGAACCCTCAGTGCCATATTTACCGTATACATAACATTAAAACGGGCTAGGAGAAAACTGTTCATCGCAACTTACTGTTGCAACCTAACTTTCTTCCGTTGGAGCTGGAAGATTCTGACGTATTATCCAAGGGTAGTAGCGCGTCAGTGTCTATGGGTGTAAGAATGTCTTTGGCAAATGATTGTGCTCCCGGGATTAAGCCCAGTGTATCCGACCGAGTTGCCAGTTGGGTGGAAGAATGTGCTGTGCATGAGAGCCCTCAGCAGAGTTTGcctagcagtagtagtagtagtattgtgtCAGTGGACACAGTTTCTGGTGTGTTGGGAGAAGTCCCTTCAGCATCAAAGGATGACTCcatagagagagacagtaatTCTGAAGCTCCAGCAACTGAAGGTCTGACTCATAAATCTAATAGCATTTCTTCCGAGGTTATACATGATGATAATCCTGTTGGTATTGTTGAACCAACTACAGACCATGAAGTGGTTGGAGTTAGGACCAGAGTGGGCAGGATAGTGAAACCTGTCAACAGGTTAATTGAGAATATGACCCAGTCCATCAAAACCCTCAATCCGGCTGGTGGGGTTATAAGATCTCTGTTAAAATAagaatgcactgtttttttgtgaGATTTAAACTTTGAAGTAAAGTGCCTTTGAGTCAATGTTTTTCATTACACTGTTG includes:
- the LOC124399728 gene encoding uncharacterized protein LOC124399728, translated to MLPRLDHFNPAIRISRYPTNEEYVQVAKALILRYPFLKDKEGNGYHTWHMSLKRKFKFERTPLADVEEVKKLKQKFGHSKKSQKPEKSTCKQMKRPVDMDVAGEDATSIEGHVKVLQDQYRKTQPDARIVKERMRRTFAWRRKEIIGGMTVEDAVNKYPFLKSSSGLYQEIGFLYKSVNLCRHFQESFGNIASSVLQLACGKSHLAKPLIEAREESLVEDHNGIDFKTALLMLLVLFREKLEHFIVLGESDPSSPYPTVQVQETTDWKTVLTRRVTAVIRVDGIEICRASGVDEGAVLVEPPKAQTHKKGVLVGRVIATLPGSCEVTPYWKDQLLQLIQKYQDVFSKHRLDCGKAKEFVHRIHLSDNHPFRLPYRRVPPAQYQTLRKVLSEMEEQDIIRKSCSEWASPLVLVWKKSGELRVCVDYRWLNARTIKDAYPLPHQADCWRPWVGMLCLA